Genomic window (Armatimonadota bacterium):
CGGTGATGTGAGTGTCGCCCCTTTGGAGAAGGAGCCATCCTGCGAACCAGTACACGATCGCAGGCGACAGTCCGGTGATCATCCGGAACAGTCCGAACATCGTGTACATGAACACTTGGGCCTTGATCTGCCAGTCTGCGAGCTTGCGGTTTTCGACGTCGAACTTCTTGGCGACGATGTCGTGGCGGCCCGTGGTCTTCGTCAGGAGGATCCCGCTGACCGAAAGCGTCTCCTGGATCATCGCGTTGACTTCGGCCGTCTGCTCCTGAGTGCCTTTCGTGACTTTGCGCGCGAACTCGCCGACCTTCTTCCCGACGATGCCGACGATCGGCACCATGGCGATACTGATCAAGGTCAGCCGCCAGTCCATCCACAGCATGTTGATCAACGTACTGACCACGATCGCCAGGTTCGAGATCACGTCCACGAACGTGCCGCTGACGACCTGCTGGACACCCCCGACGTCGCTGATCATCCGGCTTTGGATCTCGCCCGTTTTCGTGCCCGTGAAGAACGCGAGCGGCATGCCTTGAAGGTGTTCGAACAGACCGTGCCGCAGATCGCACATGATCTCTTGTCCGATCACGACGCTCAGATAGCCGTACAGGAGCGTCACGCCGGCCGCGACAAGGTTCGCCACGATCGATAGGACCGAGAACAAGGCCACGACGCCCATGTCCCGGGCGATGATCCCGTCGTCGAACAAGACCTTCAGGAATAACGGCGGCAACAGCCCGAGCAAGACGCCGACGAGGACCGTGAGGAGGGTCAGGACGACACGCCGCTTGTAGGGCCGGAACAACCCGACGACGCGCCGTAGCGTCGCCGGATCGACGTTCTTCGGCGCCTTTTCGTCCGCGTTGGCGGCTCCCCGCATCATCATCGACATCGGCCGATTGATTGTGCGGTTTCTTCAGCCCGGGGCATAGGGCGCGGTTCGGGTATCCCTCGTCGCGTGGAGTACTCCGTGCCGGACGCCGCTGCCATGGCCCGGCTCGCAGCCGAGGTCGGGCGCGCGTTCCGTCCGGGCGACACGGTGCTCCTTTTCGGCGGACTCGGGGCCGGCAAGACGACCTTCGTCCGAGGCTATCTCGCCTCGTTGGGGCTCAAGGACCCCGTCCGCTCGCCGACCTTCAACCTCGTCCAGATGTTCGAAACGGTCCCGCCTGTCGTCCACGTCGACCTCTACCGGGTCGCATCGGACTCGGGGCTCGGACTGGAAGACACCTTGGAAAGCCATGTGACCTTAGTGGAGTGGCCCGACCGTCTGGGGACATGGGTCGATCCTGCAGACTGTTGGACGGTGACCATCCGCCACGATGGCGACGGCCGGAACGTCGTCGTCGCCCCTCCGCCGGGCCGGTTGAAGAAGAAAAAAAACCCGGACATCGAGCCCGGGCGGTAAATGGCAATCGCGGTCTTGGACCCTTGCGCTTAGGTCTATGATTGACAGAGTCCTTGTCTCATCATAGTCGGACCCAAACTGACTTAATTGGTATTTGTTGGCCGTTACTGGTAAATTTCCGCCATTGAAACTGGTACAGTAGCGGGACATGCGGTTTGCGGTGGCATCGCTGGCCGCTTCGCCGACGAAGGCCGTCGTGAGCGAAGCAGCGTTCTCAGGAGATTCGAAGGAGTGGACACAGCCGTCCGATCTATGGTCGGCCCTTTATTACCACCACGGCAACGCCCTAACGGTTAATACCGTGACGTTCGCGGTCGAGTGCGGGGACGTGGCCCTCATACCCCCGGGAGCGCGCGTCGTCCATTCGATGGTCGGGGACGGAACGTTCCATACGGCCGTCCGGTTCAACCTTCCCGGCTCGGGTTTCCCTCGTCGTGCCGTGCCTTACCTGTCGAGCGGAATGGCTTCGACGTGGGGCGATTGGCGGGACGCGATCGACAAGAGCGACAAGAGCCCGCTGGCTGCGGTCGCGTTCGTCTGGCACCTTGTCTGGAAAGTGTCCTGCGATCTCGACGTGATCCCCGGCCACGAAGCGATTTCGGCCTCGGAGACGTGGATCCTGGACAACCTGCACAGGAAGTTCACGGTGCAGGAACTCTGTGAAGCGGTCGAAGTCTCCCAACGCCAATTGCTGAGGCTGTTCCAGGCCGAGCACGGCACGAGCGTCCAGGAGTACGTCCTCCAACGGAGGATCCAGGAGTCGACGCGGCTCCTCATGAACACGGCCCTTTCGGTCAAGCAGGTCGCGGCCAGGGTCGGGTTCAACGACCTTCAGCACTTCAACAAAGTGATGCGGGAGGCGACGGGCTCGTCACCGAGACGGTTCAAAGAGATCAGTCACCGCCCGAAGCACGGCTAAAGGGCCTCCGGATCCAGGTCGTCCCTTCCGGAGCGTCCCGCAACTCGATCCCTTCCGAACTCAGGACGTCACGGATCCGGTCCGACTCGATAAAGTCCTTGGACCTCTTCGCCGCGGTGCGGGCTTCGATCCACTCGCTCACGGTCCTTCCCTGGACCGTCGGTTCTGCTTCCTCCCGGGTTCCCTCATGGGCGCCGGCGTGCCGCTCCGGATACGCGATCCCGAGCAGA
Coding sequences:
- the tsaE gene encoding tRNA (adenosine(37)-N6)-threonylcarbamoyltransferase complex ATPase subunit type 1 TsaE, with the protein product MEYSVPDAAAMARLAAEVGRAFRPGDTVLLFGGLGAGKTTFVRGYLASLGLKDPVRSPTFNLVQMFETVPPVVHVDLYRVASDSGLGLEDTLESHVTLVEWPDRLGTWVDPADCWTVTIRHDGDGRNVVVAPPPGRLKKKKNPDIEPGR
- a CDS encoding helix-turn-helix transcriptional regulator, giving the protein MRFAVASLAASPTKAVVSEAAFSGDSKEWTQPSDLWSALYYHHGNALTVNTVTFAVECGDVALIPPGARVVHSMVGDGTFHTAVRFNLPGSGFPRRAVPYLSSGMASTWGDWRDAIDKSDKSPLAAVAFVWHLVWKVSCDLDVIPGHEAISASETWILDNLHRKFTVQELCEAVEVSQRQLLRLFQAEHGTSVQEYVLQRRIQESTRLLMNTALSVKQVAARVGFNDLQHFNKVMREATGSSPRRFKEISHRPKHG